One genomic window of Sarcophilus harrisii chromosome X, mSarHar1.11, whole genome shotgun sequence includes the following:
- the LOC116420321 gene encoding transcriptional regulator ATRX-like produces MEDPTGEGSDHSEELKASSSERKEYMDSDGQTMDENINQFQSDKKSDILTKSFMEGNVVVQPEPKQKEGEDDFQEPEVSTKSKRKTETSKRHVGETLYDTMICTACGQQVNHYEKNSIYRHPALNILICKNCYIYMTDDIKP; encoded by the exons ATGGAAGATCCTACTGGTGAG ggTAGTGATCATTCTGAAGAATTGAAGGCATCGTCCTCTGAGAG gaAAGAATATATGGACTCTGATGGACAGACTATGGATGAAAATATCAATCAATTTCAGTCAGATAAAAAGTCAGATATTTTGACAAAAAGCTTCATGGAAG GTAATGTGGTTGTACAACCAGAACCAAAGCAGAAGGAAGGTGAAGATGATTTTCAAGAGCCTGAAGTTAGCaccaaaagtaaaagaaaaactgaaacttCCAAAAGACATGTTG GAGAAACACTTTATGACACTATGATCTGTACTGCTTGTGGACAACAGGTGAACCACTATGAGAAGAATTCAATATATAGACATCCTGCATTGAATATTCTTATTTGTAAG AACTGCTACATATATATGACTGATGACATTAAGCCATGA